A section of the Ignavibacteriales bacterium genome encodes:
- a CDS encoding MBL fold metallo-hydrolase has translation MRIGNYTVHSVQTGLFKLDGGAMFGVVPKPLWTKTNPSDDQNRIDMCTRALLLDDGHKRILVDTGIGYKLSEKLNKIYDVDFSHYTLERSLQELGLSRDDITDVILTHLHFDHAGGNTVKNDNDEIVPAFQNAVYHVQKNHYDWAMNPTERDRASFFPENYKILEDKGVLKFTEGEHKFDEVITLLPVNGHTRDMQLVKLSDGDNTLVYLADLIPTAGHIPVPYIMGYDLFPLNTLEEKKKLLHDIANNDWMIAFEHDPHNEAGKIGLGDKGYFLKDKFIINES, from the coding sequence ATGAGGATTGGAAATTATACCGTACATTCTGTTCAGACAGGGCTGTTTAAGCTCGATGGAGGCGCCATGTTTGGCGTTGTGCCAAAACCGTTATGGACCAAAACTAACCCCTCCGATGACCAAAACCGTATTGACATGTGTACACGCGCGCTCCTTCTGGATGACGGCCATAAAAGGATTCTGGTCGATACCGGTATAGGGTATAAACTTTCCGAAAAGCTGAATAAAATTTACGACGTAGATTTCTCTCATTATACGCTCGAAAGATCACTTCAGGAACTCGGACTTAGCAGGGATGATATTACGGATGTTATACTTACCCATCTGCATTTTGATCACGCCGGGGGAAACACCGTTAAAAATGATAATGACGAGATAGTACCTGCCTTTCAAAACGCTGTGTATCATGTCCAGAAGAACCATTATGATTGGGCGATGAATCCAACCGAAAGAGACCGTGCAAGTTTTTTCCCTGAAAATTATAAGATACTTGAGGATAAAGGCGTATTAAAATTTACGGAAGGGGAGCATAAGTTTGATGAAGTTATTACACTGCTTCCTGTGAATGGTCACACAAGGGATATGCAGTTGGTAAAACTTTCTGACGGAGATAACACGCTTGTGTACCTTGCCGATCTGATTCCCACTGCCGGTCATATACCGGTGCCGTATATTATGGGATATGATCTGTTCCCGCTAAATACTTTGGAAGAAAAGAAGAAACTTTTACATGATATTGCAAATAATGACTGGATGATCGCATTTGAACATGATCCGCATAATGAAGCAGGTAAGATCGGTCTTGGCGACAAAGGCTATTTCTTAAAAGATAAGTTTATCATAAACGAATCTTAA
- the priA gene encoding primosomal protein N' yields the protein MNDLYVNIALNVPIDKLFTYKVPDYFVDEIEIGKRVLVSFGKKTLTGLILSTSNKTDLDYVKNVKAILDDERIISDELIRFCKWVAEYYIAPVGEVLFSAVPRNINIRSELYFSLTDDYRDKLDKSKLKDNLLIDVIKIFEQSRDELLTQKQIAKRLNSKQVTSLLKKLSDAEVLKKESFYTKPTKEKLVKIATPLFDPDELHRVIQENKITGKKQILFLEFIDGNKEAELSLVYEHIGITLASLRSLEKKGIIKIREERKIRQSADIFTEKKKQVTLNNEQKTALSRINETLDKNEFKPFLLYGVTGSGKTEVYLRAIEYALEQGKNAVVLVPEISLTPQLIHRFRMKFGDLIGVIHSRLSDGERLDTFDKIRNGGYRIVIGARSAIFAPLENIGIIIVDEEHDSSYKQENSPRYNGRDSAIVRAQINDAVVVMGSATPSIESYTNALNGKYELLTLPHRATNIKMPDIEIIDTSHRDKERTEEYLVTRSEKVKQDFLDFIDKVRVKFLSKDIIIALDDRLDKKESTILLQNRRGYHAYIECSSCGHVEMCPRCDIALTYHKAFERMLCHYCGFSRSMTTNCSECNSDRLIPMGAGTERVEEEIAKLFPSASVERMDSDTLTSRVKYQQILNDFYEKKIDILVGTQIISKGLDFPNVTLVGVVNADIGLLHPDFRATEKTFQILTQVSGRSGRSEKAGEVIIQTNHPDYFVFDNVRNHDYNAFYYNEIKARKAVNYPPYSRLALIEAKSEDRREVESKIKEMFNFIKTVDTEKILDVLPPHPPLFAKLKDKYRFHLLIKSSRQKDPGGKYLNKILRMAKGYAEENIPQKVQIIIDVDVMSLM from the coding sequence TTGAATGACCTCTATGTAAATATTGCCCTTAATGTTCCGATCGATAAGCTCTTCACTTACAAAGTGCCCGATTATTTTGTAGATGAGATCGAAATAGGGAAGAGGGTCCTTGTCAGCTTTGGCAAGAAAACCCTCACCGGGCTTATACTTTCCACTTCAAACAAGACCGACCTCGATTATGTAAAGAATGTTAAAGCCATTCTCGACGATGAACGTATTATTTCCGATGAACTCATTCGGTTCTGCAAATGGGTAGCAGAATATTACATTGCCCCAGTTGGTGAAGTCCTGTTTTCTGCTGTCCCTCGTAATATCAATATAAGATCGGAATTATACTTTTCACTGACCGACGATTACCGCGATAAGCTGGACAAAAGCAAATTGAAGGATAACCTCCTCATTGATGTGATCAAAATATTCGAGCAGAGCAGGGACGAATTGCTCACTCAGAAGCAGATCGCTAAACGCCTCAATTCAAAGCAGGTGACTTCGCTCCTAAAAAAACTCTCTGATGCGGAGGTACTTAAAAAAGAATCCTTTTATACTAAACCAACAAAAGAGAAGCTTGTAAAGATTGCCACTCCGCTTTTCGATCCGGATGAACTTCATCGCGTGATACAGGAAAATAAAATTACCGGAAAGAAACAGATTCTGTTCCTTGAATTCATCGACGGAAATAAAGAAGCCGAGCTTTCCCTCGTATATGAGCACATTGGGATTACACTCGCGTCGCTCCGCTCACTCGAAAAGAAAGGTATTATTAAGATTCGCGAAGAAAGAAAGATCCGGCAGTCCGCCGATATATTTACCGAAAAGAAAAAACAGGTAACTTTAAATAATGAACAAAAGACCGCTCTATCGAGGATAAATGAAACTCTCGATAAAAACGAATTCAAACCCTTCCTTCTGTATGGGGTTACGGGAAGCGGTAAGACGGAGGTATACCTTCGTGCAATAGAATACGCTCTCGAGCAGGGGAAAAATGCGGTAGTGCTCGTACCGGAAATATCCCTTACGCCTCAGCTTATTCACCGTTTCCGTATGAAGTTTGGCGACCTTATTGGTGTCATTCACAGCAGGCTTTCTGACGGTGAGAGACTAGATACGTTCGATAAGATCCGCAACGGAGGGTACAGGATAGTTATTGGAGCGCGGTCAGCAATATTTGCCCCCCTCGAAAATATCGGCATTATTATCGTCGATGAGGAGCATGACAGCTCTTATAAGCAGGAAAACTCTCCGCGCTACAATGGGCGTGATTCTGCTATTGTCCGCGCGCAAATAAATGATGCGGTTGTCGTGATGGGCTCCGCTACTCCTTCCATCGAAAGCTATACGAACGCTCTTAACGGTAAATATGAATTGCTCACGCTTCCGCACCGCGCCACAAATATCAAAATGCCTGACATTGAGATAATAGACACCTCTCACCGCGATAAAGAAAGGACCGAAGAGTATCTCGTGACGAGGTCGGAAAAAGTAAAACAGGATTTCCTGGATTTTATCGATAAGGTACGCGTGAAATTCCTTTCGAAGGACATCATTATAGCCCTGGACGACAGGCTAGACAAAAAAGAAAGCACTATACTTTTGCAAAACCGTCGCGGTTACCATGCTTACATAGAATGCAGTAGCTGTGGTCACGTGGAGATGTGTCCCCGCTGTGATATAGCTCTCACTTATCATAAAGCATTTGAAAGAATGCTGTGCCACTATTGCGGGTTCTCGAGAAGCATGACCACCAATTGCTCCGAGTGCAATTCCGACCGCCTTATTCCAATGGGAGCAGGTACGGAGCGTGTGGAGGAAGAGATTGCGAAGCTTTTTCCGTCCGCGTCTGTCGAACGCATGGATTCGGATACACTCACCTCACGTGTAAAATACCAGCAGATATTAAACGACTTTTACGAAAAGAAGATCGATATACTCGTTGGTACCCAGATAATTTCCAAAGGACTGGACTTTCCCAATGTAACGCTTGTCGGAGTGGTGAATGCCGATATAGGACTCCTCCACCCTGATTTCCGCGCTACGGAAAAGACGTTCCAGATATTAACACAGGTTTCGGGGCGCAGCGGTCGAAGCGAAAAAGCCGGCGAGGTCATCATTCAAACCAATCACCCGGATTATTTTGTGTTCGATAATGTGAGGAACCATGACTACAATGCCTTCTACTACAACGAAATAAAAGCCCGCAAAGCTGTGAATTATCCTCCTTACAGCAGGTTGGCGCTTATTGAAGCCAAATCCGAGGACAGGCGCGAAGTTGAAAGTAAGATAAAGGAGATGTTCAATTTTATAAAAACCGTAGATACGGAAAAGATTCTCGACGTGCTTCCTCCTCACCCTCCGCTGTTTGCGAAGCTGAAAGACAAATACCGTTTTCATCTTCTTATAAAATCTTCCCGGCAGAAAGATCCCGGCGGAAAGTACTTGAATAAAATACTGCGGATGGCGAAAGGTTACGCTGAGGAGAATATTCCTCAAAAAGTGCAGATAATTATCGACGTGGATGTGATGAGCCTTATGTAA
- a CDS encoding T9SS type A sorting domain-containing protein: protein MTKLFLIVTIIITFGSTSFSQTASDYFPSTPGYIWYYKSNLLDSNNNQIPGSTTYRVDSFSVVQNYLGLNASYVPSKRNLSSVSQTGPYTDSSFFNFQGSNAWQYVDVTRGLDSITFLDTSGLLNFLATFNNWYSVYRFANNVNQSYTIFTKDTTITLQSQSASIRITYAGKRLNDENVITPTGTVSAKKFLLTATLYYLVVLPPPLPPIAVPILSREDTVWVSTGKWMVKESIASTNVDLTNFSIPVQFTVPGESIELTNGPVNIINYSSEIPDKYSLEQNYPNPFNPETKIKFSLPESGYVSLKVYDQSGRETASLISNELNTGVYEYSFNGSGLASGVYYYTLETKGFSETKKMILVK, encoded by the coding sequence ATGACAAAACTTTTTTTGATAGTTACAATTATTATAACTTTTGGTTCAACTTCATTCTCGCAGACTGCCTCAGATTATTTCCCATCAACACCGGGATATATATGGTATTATAAAAGCAACTTACTCGATTCAAATAACAACCAGATCCCAGGAAGCACCACCTACAGAGTAGATTCTTTCAGCGTCGTACAAAACTATCTCGGACTTAATGCCAGTTACGTACCCAGCAAGAGAAATTTATCCAGCGTCTCACAAACGGGACCCTATACGGATTCAAGTTTTTTTAACTTCCAGGGATCAAATGCATGGCAGTATGTGGACGTAACGCGAGGATTGGACAGCATAACATTCCTCGATACATCCGGTCTATTAAATTTCCTTGCCACATTTAATAATTGGTACAGCGTGTATAGATTTGCAAACAATGTAAATCAATCCTATACGATATTTACTAAAGACACAACCATAACATTACAATCGCAATCGGCTTCAATAAGGATAACATATGCCGGGAAAAGACTGAACGATGAAAATGTAATTACACCTACAGGAACCGTTTCAGCTAAAAAATTTCTGCTAACTGCAACATTATATTACCTGGTCGTACTGCCTCCTCCATTGCCTCCGATAGCCGTACCTATACTAAGCAGAGAGGATACTGTATGGGTATCAACGGGAAAATGGATGGTAAAAGAGTCAATTGCCTCAACCAATGTAGATCTGACAAACTTTAGTATACCTGTTCAATTTACTGTTCCGGGAGAATCTATAGAACTTACAAACGGACCGGTGAATATAATTAACTACTCAAGCGAAATACCCGATAAGTATTCGCTGGAACAGAATTATCCGAATCCGTTTAACCCTGAAACAAAGATAAAGTTCAGCCTACCGGAGAGCGGATATGTTTCACTTAAAGTATATGACCAATCCGGCAGAGAAACGGCGTCACTTATAAGCAACGAATTGAATACGGGAGTCTATGAATATTCATTTAACGGAAGCGGTCTCGCCTCGGGAGTTTATTA
- a CDS encoding sodium/solute symporter (Members of the Solute:Sodium Symporter (SSS), TC 2.A.21 as described in tcdb.org, catalyze solute:Na+ symport. Known solutes for members of the family include sugars, amino acids, nucleosides, inositols, vitamins, urea or anions, depending on the system.) has translation MNFSSIDYIVIVVYLIGVAVFGIYISGRQKTVSDYFLGSRNIPWWAACFSVVATETSTLTFLSIPGVAYLTNMGFLQLAIGFLIGRIVVAFLFIPKYYAGNLETAYQFLGNRFGYAMRRYSSITFILLRIFADGVRLFTTAIPIKLLTGMSYFETILIVGAITVVYAYIGGIKAVIWTDVIQMFIYFLGAIITIIVIWNLLPNGFADVTAFASQGDKFNVFNFTMPSSFGEFFTGNYNAIGGIIGGAFLAMASHGTDQIIVQRLLTCKDKTASQKALIGSGILVFLQFAMFLLIGVMLFAFYKGVEYTALSVDGHMLTKTDEIFPKFIIESLPVGIAGLVIAGLLAASMSTLSSTFNSLASTTILDLFKFKDKSISPEKELKYSRLATLFWAVVVVGTAMLFLDEKNPAVAYALNIQSIIYGGLLGVFLLGMAWKSARLGDSIVAYSIAILVLILLFILPKFNVFPAVNFTWFTITGVIVVFITAGISISIRKAFK, from the coding sequence ATGAACTTTTCCTCCATAGATTATATCGTCATTGTTGTATATCTGATAGGTGTTGCTGTTTTCGGTATCTATATTTCCGGCAGACAAAAGACCGTTAGTGATTACTTCCTTGGGTCCAGGAATATCCCGTGGTGGGCGGCATGTTTTTCTGTGGTTGCCACCGAAACAAGCACGCTTACCTTTCTCAGTATCCCGGGTGTAGCTTACCTTACCAATATGGGCTTCCTCCAGCTTGCGATAGGATTTTTGATAGGAAGGATCGTTGTGGCGTTCTTGTTTATCCCAAAATATTACGCAGGCAATCTTGAAACCGCATACCAGTTTCTTGGCAATAGGTTCGGGTACGCAATGCGCAGATATTCTTCCATTACATTTATTTTATTAAGGATATTTGCTGACGGGGTAAGGTTATTTACCACCGCTATCCCGATCAAGCTCCTTACCGGCATGAGTTATTTTGAAACCATACTGATTGTCGGAGCTATTACGGTTGTCTATGCATATATCGGCGGTATTAAAGCTGTCATCTGGACGGATGTAATTCAAATGTTCATATATTTCCTTGGAGCGATTATAACCATTATAGTAATATGGAATCTCCTTCCGAACGGGTTTGCTGATGTTACTGCCTTTGCCTCGCAGGGAGATAAGTTTAATGTATTCAATTTTACGATGCCGTCATCATTTGGCGAATTCTTCACCGGGAATTACAATGCCATCGGTGGTATAATAGGCGGAGCATTCCTTGCTATGGCTTCGCACGGTACTGACCAGATCATTGTGCAGAGGCTTCTCACATGTAAAGATAAAACTGCCTCGCAGAAGGCGCTGATAGGAAGCGGTATTCTGGTGTTCCTGCAGTTTGCAATGTTCCTTCTGATTGGCGTAATGCTGTTTGCTTTTTATAAAGGGGTTGAATATACCGCGCTCTCGGTTGATGGACACATGCTGACAAAAACAGACGAGATATTTCCTAAATTCATTATTGAGAGCCTTCCCGTCGGTATAGCGGGGCTGGTCATCGCCGGTCTGCTTGCCGCGTCTATGTCAACTTTATCATCTACGTTCAATTCACTTGCTTCGACCACGATCCTTGACCTGTTCAAATTCAAAGATAAAAGTATCTCTCCGGAGAAGGAACTTAAATACTCCAGGCTTGCAACACTATTCTGGGCTGTTGTTGTGGTGGGTACTGCCATGTTATTCCTTGATGAAAAAAATCCCGCCGTTGCTTATGCGTTGAATATACAGTCCATTATATACGGTGGACTATTGGGGGTATTCCTCTTGGGCATGGCATGGAAAAGCGCGCGTCTGGGCGATTCGATCGTTGCATATTCGATTGCTATTTTAGTATTGATTCTGCTCTTCATTCTTCCAAAATTCAATGTATTCCCCGCTGTTAATTTCACATGGTTTACTATTACGGGCGTGATAGTCGTCTTTATTACGGCGGGTATATCGATTTCAATTAGAAAAGCATTCAAATAA